The sequence below is a genomic window from Kiritimatiellia bacterium.
AGCATGGGCTCAATTGGGTACGAGCGGCAGCGGCAACCACTTCGTCGAATTTGGAATCCTGACAGTGTTTCGGCCCGTCCTGCTAGATCCGGACACGCGCCGTCCGGTTCAACCTCAACCGGCCGAGTTCGATTCCTCGGAGAAGGAAGGCCGCTTTGCTATCCTCGCTCCCGGCCGCTATTTAGCGCTGCTGAGCCACAGCGGGAGCCGGGGCACGGGCGCTTCCGTTTGCGATTACTACAGCAAGCTGGCCATGAAAAAGCGGCCGGACTTACCGAAGGACATGCGACACCTGGCCTGGCTGGATCTGGACGAGGACGACGGCCGGGAATACTGGGCCGCTATGGAGTTAATGGGTCGCTATGCAGCCGCGAACCACGAGCTGATCCACACCCATATTGCTCGAAATCTCGGGGTTTCGGTGCTCTTCGATTTGGAAAATCACCACAACTTCGCGTGGAAAGAACGCCATCTCGGTCAGGAACTGGTCGTTCACCGAAAAGGGGCCACTCCCGCAGGCGAAGGCGTGATGGGCATTATTCCCGGCTCGATGGCCTCGCCCGGTTTCGTCGTGCGCGGAAAGGGGAATCCGGATTCGCTCAACTCGGCTGCGCACGGCGCGGGACGTTGTATCAGCCGAACTAAGGCGGAAAAAACGTTTAGCTGGAAAGAGGCGAAAAAGGTCCTCGAGGAGGCCGGCGTCACTCTGATCTCCGCGGGATTGGATGAAGTGCCGATGGTCTATAAAGACATTCGCCAAGTGATGGCGGCCCAATCAGACTTGGTGGAGGTCGTTGCTCAATTCGATCCCAAGCTGGTGAAGATGGCGCCCTCCGGCGAGCGGCCCGAGGACTGACTTCCTTCAGTCTCTCCACCCGCGCGGTCGCCTGTCCGCTCTCGTTAGTTGCTTCGTACCGGCTGGGCGGCGGGCGCGCCAATCTTTTCAGGTGACGCGGTTGTTTCGCCTTTAGTAGGCAAAGGCCGCCCGGCCCGTCGTGCGCGGCGGTGGATGATGATATGAGTTGCACAGGCGGCCAGCCACATAGCTGACGTAACCAGATGCACCGCGACCCAGGCCAATCGCCAGGCGTCCTCTTTGGCGGTTTGGATCAGGGCCCCCGACAGGATCATCGGCAGTGCGGTCCCGAGCATGATCGCACCGCTGGCGCGCCCTTCCCGCGCTCCATCCCGCCAGTAGGCCACGCCGTGGTGCCATGCAAAATGGCCGATGGCCAGCGCCAGCAGCGGCGCCGAAACGATGTGCGCGTCACGCCAGAAGGGTTCGGCAGGATGGGACGCCGCGAACGGGTCTTCCGGGGTCAGCAGGTAACGAACCGCCGCGTATCCCAGGCCTGTCAGGCCCACCAGGGCATTTGACGCGGTTAAGAGTCGTCGCTCAACAGGATGCATGGGACCAAATCAAGATGGCCGTTTAGGTAGTCGATGCCTGATTCGCCAGAAAATTTCCATCGTATGGAAAATTTTTTTTGGATTTTTCCATGCCATGGAAATTTCCATGGCATGGAAAATTTGCGCCTTATTATTTCGCATCGGCCGGAATCCCTGACAGCACGGCGTGGAGGGCCAGCGCGCGCCGCGCGGCTTTCGTCGTTGCCCGGGCGGTCAGGGTCGCGCCTGTGATGCCCTGGATTCCCCGGCGGAGCTGAAGGTCCTCATCCAGGCAACGGCCGCGAAATTGGTTGAGCCAGGCGGCGGACGGCTTGTATTGCGGCGGTTCGCGGAACGAAAGCACCTCGATGGAGCGGAGTCGGCCGTCCGGCTCGACAATGATCATCAGCGTCTGCGGCAGCGTTCGCACGCGGTGCGCGTCGAAGTAGGCTGTGCCGACGGGCCGGCCATCCAGACTCGCATGGTACGCGAAGATCACCGTATGGGGCAGCGGTTCGCCAGCGAGACGCGCTGCCTCTGCCTGTTGCTCGGCCGTCAGGGTGTACGTGCGTCGCTCGATGTCGGCCCCTGGGAAGGCGGTAGCCAGCGCGTCGTACAACGAGGGGATTTCGCCGGAGCCCGCGAAAGCAGCCGCGGCGGTTGCCGCGACTGCGAGCGCGGCGGCGAGGCCGGGAGCGGCCTTGAGCCGCGCTCGCAGCGGCTGACGGTCGAGTTCAGAACACATAGCCTAGGAGGAGATTCCACTGGTCTCGTAGGCTGTTCGCGGCGTCGTCGTAGAACTGATACTCGCCCTTTAGAACCACTTGCTCGATCGGCTTGAAATTCAGCCCCACGACGATGAGGTCCACCTCGTTCTTGCCGGAAGCGGTGTAGCCGGAAGGGACCCTGTCCTGCGTGTTGTAGGACTCGAATCGCACGAACGGCGAGAGTGCGGCTTCGCCATCGGGCCGCAACAAATCGAGGATGTCGTAACCGGCTTCCAGGTACGCGCCGACCATTCGTTCGCCGACCGGGTCGACGGGCGGGGCCGTCTTGCCCTGAGCTGCGGCGGCTGCCGCCGCTTTCCGCTCAAGGTGTTGGGTGAGCCTTGCGGCGTTGTCGATTTCCGCCACGACGCCCAGCGCTCGAACGGACAAACCGCGCCAGCGCCAGTCCACGTGCGCTTCATACAGCGTGGTTTGCAGCGAAAAGGGTAAGGTTTGCGAAGAATCGCCGTGATAGATTGACGCGCCGACGATGAAAT
It includes:
- a CDS encoding RtcB family protein, whose amino-acid sequence is MKSLEQKAPWQKWGDQIDPNAEAQMEAASRLPVAVAGALMPDAHVGYGLPIGGVLATRNAVIPYAVGVDIACRMKMTVLDLPLDWLERKKERLIKAIEEETRFGVGAEFRQRRDHPVMEADWSVSPVTRQHRDRAWAQLGTSGSGNHFVEFGILTVFRPVLLDPDTRRPVQPQPAEFDSSEKEGRFAILAPGRYLALLSHSGSRGTGASVCDYYSKLAMKKRPDLPKDMRHLAWLDLDEDDGREYWAAMELMGRYAAANHELIHTHIARNLGVSVLFDLENHHNFAWKERHLGQELVVHRKGATPAGEGVMGIIPGSMASPGFVVRGKGNPDSLNSAAHGAGRCISRTKAEKTFSWKEAKKVLEEAGVTLISAGLDEVPMVYKDIRQVMAAQSDLVEVVAQFDPKLVKMAPSGERPED
- a CDS encoding FMN-binding protein, translating into MCSELDRQPLRARLKAAPGLAAALAVAATAAAAFAGSGEIPSLYDALATAFPGADIERRTYTLTAEQQAEAARLAGEPLPHTVIFAYHASLDGRPVGTAYFDAHRVRTLPQTLMIIVEPDGRLRSIEVLSFREPPQYKPSAAWLNQFRGRCLDEDLQLRRGIQGITGATLTARATTKAARRALALHAVLSGIPADAK